Proteins encoded together in one Neobacillus sp. FSL H8-0543 window:
- a CDS encoding YpzI family protein: MGKDRQEKKLKASRRVESDRDQALHYKGATKLQSPEEARGLNDSKYD; this comes from the coding sequence TTGGGAAAAGATCGTCAAGAAAAGAAATTAAAAGCAAGCCGGAGAGTTGAATCAGACCGTGACCAAGCATTGCATTACAAAGGTGCAACTAAGCTGCAAAGCCCTGAAGAAGCAAGAGGACTAAATGATTCGAAATATGATTGA
- the fni gene encoding type 2 isopentenyl-diphosphate Delta-isomerase: MSRSERKMDHIRFALESGQKRLTAFDNIQFIHQSLPNINLSDVSLHHKIGELYLSSPIFINAMTGGGGDKTYQINKQLAGVAKQTGLAMAVGSQMSALKDKTQGYTFKVVREENPTGIIIANLGSEATSDDAKLAVEMIEANAIQIHLNVIQELVMPEGDREFSGALKRIEAIVRESSVPVIVKEVGFGMCKETVEILSSVGVTAVDVGGFGGTNFAQIENRRRENSLSFFNEWGIPTAVSIIEATQSKGKASVIGSGGFTSASEIAKGLATGADAIGFAGYFLNFLVKKGADSLLEEIKILHKELVMIMTALGAKTIKDLQNAPIIISGETYHWLSQRGIETKKYSQRKI, translated from the coding sequence ATGTCTAGATCTGAACGAAAAATGGATCACATTCGCTTTGCCTTAGAAAGTGGGCAGAAACGGTTAACAGCTTTTGACAATATCCAATTTATTCATCAAAGTTTACCGAATATTAATCTTTCAGATGTTAGCTTACACCATAAAATTGGCGAACTTTATTTGAGTTCGCCAATTTTTATCAATGCAATGACTGGCGGCGGCGGTGATAAAACGTACCAAATCAATAAACAGCTTGCAGGAGTGGCAAAGCAAACTGGCCTCGCGATGGCAGTAGGGTCGCAAATGTCTGCATTGAAGGATAAGACCCAGGGGTATACCTTTAAAGTGGTTAGAGAAGAGAATCCAACTGGTATAATCATTGCAAACCTGGGAAGTGAAGCAACATCAGACGATGCGAAACTAGCGGTAGAAATGATTGAAGCGAACGCGATACAGATACACTTAAATGTAATCCAAGAATTAGTCATGCCTGAAGGGGATCGAGAGTTTTCAGGTGCGTTAAAAAGGATAGAGGCAATTGTAAGAGAGTCCAGCGTCCCGGTAATCGTAAAAGAAGTTGGGTTTGGTATGTGTAAAGAAACAGTTGAAATTCTCTCTTCAGTCGGAGTTACGGCTGTTGATGTTGGCGGTTTTGGTGGAACAAACTTTGCACAAATTGAAAATAGACGGAGGGAAAATTCTCTTTCTTTTTTTAATGAATGGGGTATTCCCACAGCGGTCTCAATTATCGAGGCAACGCAAAGTAAGGGTAAAGCTTCGGTTATCGGGTCTGGTGGATTTACTTCCGCTTCTGAAATTGCTAAGGGATTGGCAACGGGTGCGGATGCGATTGGTTTTGCGGGTTATTTCTTGAATTTCCTTGTAAAAAAGGGGGCAGATTCCCTGCTGGAAGAAATCAAGATCCTCCATAAGGAATTAGTAATGATTATGACGGCCTTAGGTGCAAAAACAATTAAAGATTTACAAAACGCCCCAATAATTATTAGTGGTGAAACCTACCATTGGTTAAGCCAAAGGGGAATAGAAACAAAAAAATATAGTCAACGAAAGATATAA
- the rpsA gene encoding 30S ribosomal protein S1, with amino-acid sequence MSEDMNQIEVKSFEIGDKVKGQVTKVEEKQVIVSIQDSKLDGIIPISELSSLHVEKASDAVEVGNELELEVLKVEEEALILSKRKVDAEQAWVNLERLYNSGEIFETEVKDVVKGGLVVDLGVRGFVPASLVEAYFVEDFSDYKGQQLTFKIVELDKEKNRLILSHRAVVEEEKGKHKKNILSSIHPGQVIDGTVQRITDFGAFVDIGGIDGLVHISQLSYEHVEKPTDVVQEGQKVQVKVLNVDRDNERISLSIKETQPGPWSNLAEKAPKGSTLTGTVKRLVSYGAFVEVFPGVEGLVHISQIAHKHIGTPHEVLKEGQKVQVKVLDTNEQEQRLSLSIKDLLEKEEDNNFDYELPEESKGFQLGEMIGDQLKNLRK; translated from the coding sequence ATGTCGGAAGATATGAATCAAATAGAAGTCAAAAGCTTTGAAATTGGTGATAAAGTCAAAGGACAAGTTACTAAGGTAGAAGAAAAACAAGTAATTGTTAGCATCCAAGATAGTAAACTTGATGGTATTATCCCAATAAGTGAGCTTTCAAGTCTGCATGTTGAGAAAGCATCAGATGCTGTGGAAGTCGGTAATGAATTAGAACTGGAAGTATTAAAGGTTGAAGAAGAAGCCTTAATTCTTTCCAAAAGAAAAGTAGATGCAGAGCAAGCTTGGGTAAACTTAGAGCGTCTATATAATAGCGGTGAGATTTTTGAAACAGAAGTAAAAGATGTAGTAAAAGGCGGATTAGTAGTTGACCTTGGTGTACGCGGATTTGTCCCTGCATCATTAGTTGAAGCCTATTTTGTCGAAGATTTTTCTGATTATAAAGGGCAGCAGCTTACCTTTAAAATTGTAGAACTTGATAAAGAAAAAAATCGTTTAATTCTTTCCCACCGTGCAGTAGTAGAAGAAGAAAAAGGGAAACATAAAAAAAATATTCTAAGTTCAATCCACCCTGGACAAGTAATTGATGGTACAGTCCAAAGGATTACCGATTTTGGTGCTTTTGTTGATATTGGCGGAATCGATGGATTGGTTCATATTTCTCAGTTATCTTATGAGCATGTAGAAAAACCAACCGATGTCGTTCAAGAGGGTCAGAAGGTGCAGGTGAAGGTCCTTAATGTTGATCGTGATAATGAGAGAATTTCTTTATCCATTAAAGAAACTCAACCAGGTCCATGGTCGAATTTAGCCGAAAAAGCTCCTAAAGGCAGCACACTGACTGGAACAGTAAAAAGATTAGTTTCTTATGGTGCTTTTGTTGAAGTGTTTCCTGGAGTAGAGGGACTCGTTCATATCTCGCAAATTGCCCATAAGCATATCGGTACACCACATGAAGTGTTAAAGGAAGGTCAAAAAGTTCAGGTCAAGGTACTGGATACCAATGAACAAGAACAACGTCTTTCTTTAAGCATTAAGGATCTCCTTGAAAAAGAAGAAGACAATAATTTTGACTATGAACTTCCAGAGGAATCTAAAGGCTTCCAGCTGGGAGAAATGATTGGCGATCAATTAAAGAATCTAAGAAAATAA
- a CDS encoding lysophospholipid acyltransferase family protein: MATFYSFAKSVVYSVFKPLYRMEVIGVEDFPKEGGVLLCANHIHNFDPLVVGINAPRPVHYMAKEEIFNVPVLGNIVRKCNAFPVKRGMGDREALRTGMKILKDGHVFGLFPEGTRSKTGDIGKGLAGAGFFALRSDALVIPCAIIGPYKSFSKLKVVYGKPIAMDELKKSKASAEQVTEIIMSEIDKLIKVHR; the protein is encoded by the coding sequence ATGGCAACGTTTTATTCATTTGCAAAATCTGTTGTATATTCTGTTTTTAAACCGCTATATCGAATGGAAGTAATTGGCGTTGAAGATTTTCCGAAAGAGGGCGGGGTACTGCTGTGTGCCAATCATATTCATAATTTTGATCCGCTAGTAGTAGGAATTAACGCTCCTAGACCTGTTCATTATATGGCAAAGGAAGAAATTTTCAACGTGCCTGTATTGGGTAATATCGTTAGGAAATGTAATGCGTTCCCAGTAAAAAGAGGTATGGGTGATCGAGAAGCATTAAGAACAGGTATGAAAATTTTAAAAGATGGACATGTTTTTGGTCTATTTCCTGAGGGGACAAGAAGTAAAACCGGAGATATAGGAAAGGGGCTCGCAGGAGCAGGGTTCTTTGCATTAAGATCGGATGCCCTCGTTATCCCTTGTGCAATAATTGGTCCATATAAAAGTTTTAGTAAGTTAAAAGTAGTTTATGGAAAGCCGATTGCGATGGATGAATTGAAAAAATCCAAGGCCTCAGCTGAGCAAGTTACTGAAATAATTATGTCTGAAATTGATAAACTTATTAAAGTGCATCGGTAG
- the cmk gene encoding (d)CMP kinase codes for MEKKISIAIDGPAAAGKSTVAKIVAETLSYIYIDTGAMYRALTYKAIVNNLDLEDEKSLLNALLDSKLELMPSDDGQLVYLDNQDVTDTIRSSEVTNSVSIVAKHQAVREEMVRMQKSFAAGGGVVMDGRDIGTHVLPNAEVKVFLLASVEERAVRRHTENLKKGFSSDLDQLKEEIAKRDKYDSEREYAPLKKADDAIELDTTSLTIREVVENIMALVSERIG; via the coding sequence ATGGAAAAAAAAATATCGATTGCCATTGATGGTCCCGCTGCAGCAGGGAAAAGCACGGTTGCAAAAATTGTGGCGGAGACACTATCATACATATATATCGACACGGGTGCGATGTATCGGGCTTTGACTTATAAAGCAATTGTTAATAACTTAGATCTAGAAGATGAAAAATCCTTGTTAAACGCACTTTTGGACTCGAAATTAGAACTTATGCCTTCCGATGACGGACAATTGGTCTATTTGGATAATCAAGATGTTACTGACACGATTCGATCCTCTGAGGTAACTAACTCAGTTTCTATTGTGGCAAAGCATCAAGCGGTTCGAGAAGAAATGGTAAGAATGCAAAAATCCTTTGCAGCAGGTGGCGGGGTCGTAATGGATGGACGAGATATAGGGACACATGTGCTTCCAAATGCAGAAGTTAAAGTATTCTTACTAGCAAGTGTAGAGGAAAGAGCTGTCAGAAGACACACGGAAAATCTGAAAAAGGGTTTTTCTTCAGATTTAGACCAACTAAAAGAGGAAATTGCAAAACGCGATAAATATGATTCAGAGAGAGAATATGCACCACTAAAAAAAGCGGACGATGCAATTGAATTGGACACAACCTCTTTAACTATTAGAGAAGTAGTAGAAAATATTATGGCTTTAGTGAGCGAAAGGATAGGCTAA
- a CDS encoding YpfB family protein: MKVIERVLIKVIIIQFIFLFLAQLFLHQFDVFPQLEHLTKYEGVNENTFTEILETFSGK; encoded by the coding sequence ATGAAAGTTATTGAAAGAGTCCTAATTAAAGTAATCATAATCCAATTTATCTTTCTATTTTTAGCTCAGCTATTTTTACATCAATTTGATGTCTTTCCTCAATTAGAACACTTAACGAAATATGAAGGTGTAAATGAAAATACGTTTACAGAAATTCTGGAAACATTTAGCGGTAAATAA
- the ypeB gene encoding germination protein YpeB, translating to MIRGIIIGVLAVGVAGTAFWGYQEHREKNAILLNAENNYQRAFHDLTYQIDLLNDKIGTTIAMNSRHSLSPSLVEVWRITSEAQNDVGQLPLTLLPFNKTEEFLANIGNFSYRAAVRDLDKEPLSEEEYETLKVLYKQSGDIQKELRDVQHMVLENNLRWMDVELALASGDEASDNTIIDGFKTVEKTVSGYEESDLGPTFSNMQNKNENLKKIKGKTISKEEAISIAKKYMKFDGNAEVKVTENGKGSDYGFYSVSIKNKKTGQEASMDITKKAGKPIWFIHHREVSKQKISLNDAANKAAAFLKENGYKNLDLFESMQYDNVGVFNFVTSLDNVRIYPEAIKVEVALDNGDINGFTAEEYLTTFQERKIEKPALTSEQARSKVNPNFKVMEERQAVIINNLDKEVLCYEFLGYIGDDTYRIFINAKDGVEEEVNKLKNAEAVYDEVI from the coding sequence ATGATTAGAGGAATAATCATTGGTGTTTTAGCAGTAGGTGTCGCCGGTACAGCCTTTTGGGGTTATCAAGAACATCGAGAAAAAAATGCAATTCTGTTAAATGCAGAAAATAATTACCAACGTGCCTTTCATGATCTTACCTATCAAATTGATTTACTTAACGATAAGATTGGGACAACGATAGCGATGAACTCAAGGCACTCATTGTCGCCTTCCTTAGTGGAAGTATGGAGAATAACTTCTGAAGCACAAAATGATGTAGGACAACTCCCGCTTACATTACTCCCTTTTAATAAGACGGAAGAGTTTTTAGCCAATATTGGGAACTTTAGTTATCGTGCCGCTGTACGAGATTTAGATAAAGAGCCATTATCTGAGGAGGAATATGAAACATTAAAAGTTCTTTATAAGCAGTCTGGTGATATTCAGAAAGAACTTAGAGATGTTCAGCATATGGTATTAGAAAATAACTTGCGATGGATGGATGTTGAACTCGCACTTGCTTCAGGTGATGAGGCCTCAGATAATACGATAATTGATGGATTTAAAACAGTGGAAAAAACAGTTTCTGGGTATGAAGAAAGTGACTTAGGACCCACGTTTTCAAATATGCAAAATAAGAATGAAAATTTAAAAAAGATTAAAGGCAAAACCATTTCAAAAGAAGAAGCAATCAGTATTGCAAAGAAATACATGAAATTTGATGGGAATGCAGAAGTAAAGGTTACGGAAAATGGAAAAGGATCTGATTATGGATTCTATAGTGTATCAATAAAAAATAAAAAAACTGGCCAAGAAGCAAGTATGGATATTACGAAAAAGGCAGGGAAACCCATTTGGTTTATTCATCATCGTGAAGTCTCTAAGCAAAAAATTAGCTTAAATGATGCTGCGAATAAGGCTGCTGCTTTTTTAAAGGAAAATGGATATAAAAATCTCGATCTATTTGAAAGTATGCAATATGACAATGTTGGCGTATTCAATTTTGTGACTAGTTTAGATAATGTGAGAATTTATCCAGAAGCGATTAAAGTTGAAGTGGCTTTGGATAATGGAGATATTAATGGCTTTACAGCTGAAGAATATCTAACAACCTTTCAGGAAAGAAAGATTGAGAAACCAGCATTAACAAGTGAACAAGCACGAAGTAAGGTAAATCCAAACTTTAAGGTAATGGAAGAGCGACAGGCCGTAATAATAAATAATTTGGATAAGGAGGTATTGTGTTATGAATTCTTAGGTTATATAGGAGATGACACATACCGGATATTCATTAATGCAAAAGATGGAGTTGAGGAAGAGGTTAACAAGTTAAAAAATGCGGAAGCAGTTTATGATGAAGTCATTTAA
- the sleB gene encoding spore cortex-lytic enzyme yields the protein MKKKRRLIPLVMLISICLMPLLFFENNSVHAFSNQVIQQGATGNDVIELQSRLQYLGFYNGKIDGVFGWGTYWALRNFQYEFSLEIDGLAGKETKEKLVKASKYNEKFVKEQINKGNKFTHYGGVDQSKQSVPKSKTPAKKENTQPAAPKETPKTVAPPKKPTATNTPGGFSSNDIQLMANAVYGEARGEPFTGQVAVAAVILNRVNSSSFPNTVSGVIFEPRAFTAVADGQIWLTPNETAKKAVLDAINGIDPTGEALYYFNPDTATSSWIWSRPQIKKIGKHIFCQ from the coding sequence ATGAAGAAAAAAAGACGACTCATCCCGTTAGTTATGCTCATCTCCATATGTTTGATGCCGTTATTATTTTTCGAGAACAATAGTGTACATGCTTTTTCAAATCAAGTAATACAGCAGGGAGCAACAGGTAATGACGTAATCGAGCTTCAATCCCGATTGCAATATCTTGGTTTTTACAATGGCAAGATTGATGGAGTGTTTGGATGGGGTACTTATTGGGCATTAAGAAATTTTCAGTATGAGTTTAGTTTAGAGATTGACGGCCTTGCCGGTAAAGAGACGAAAGAAAAGTTGGTGAAAGCTAGTAAATATAATGAAAAGTTCGTGAAGGAGCAAATCAATAAAGGAAATAAGTTTACCCATTATGGCGGAGTTGACCAAAGTAAACAAAGTGTTCCTAAATCCAAAACGCCAGCCAAAAAGGAAAACACCCAACCAGCAGCACCGAAAGAAACGCCGAAGACTGTAGCACCGCCAAAGAAACCAACAGCAACAAATACTCCAGGCGGGTTTTCAAGTAATGATATCCAGTTAATGGCAAATGCTGTTTATGGTGAAGCAAGAGGTGAACCGTTTACAGGTCAAGTAGCTGTTGCTGCCGTTATATTAAACCGAGTGAATAGTTCCTCATTCCCTAATACTGTTTCAGGAGTTATCTTTGAGCCGAGAGCCTTTACCGCTGTTGCTGATGGACAAATCTGGCTGACACCAAATGAAACAGCAAAGAAAGCCGTATTAGACGCAATAAATGGGATTGATCCCACTGGAGAAGCCTTATATTATTTTAATCCAGATACGGCTACAAGCAGCTGGATATGGTCGAGACCACAAATTAAAAAAATCGGGAAACATATATTCTGCCAATAG
- the prsW gene encoding glutamic-type intramembrane protease PrsW: protein MLGILSAGIAPGLALLSYFYLKDEYESEPISVVLKTFLFGALLVFPIMFIQYVLQKENIITSGLIEAFLSASLLEEFFKWFILFYLIYQHADFDEPFDGIVYGVAVSLGFASIENIFYLLANGIEHAIGRALLPVSSHALFGVIMGFYIGKARFTEGNKVKWIIFSLLLPFVLHGSYDYILISQENWLYIILPFMIFLWWFGLRKVKMAKILTANHKKNQYAAQKTLHT, encoded by the coding sequence ATGCTGGGAATATTATCAGCCGGAATTGCCCCCGGTTTGGCCTTGCTAAGTTATTTTTACTTAAAAGATGAATATGAATCAGAGCCAATATCTGTTGTCTTAAAAACATTTTTATTTGGAGCTCTGCTAGTGTTTCCGATTATGTTTATTCAATATGTACTTCAAAAGGAAAACATTATTACCTCTGGACTAATAGAAGCATTTCTTTCAGCAAGTCTATTAGAAGAATTCTTCAAATGGTTTATATTGTTCTATCTAATTTACCAACACGCTGATTTTGATGAACCATTTGATGGGATTGTATACGGTGTAGCAGTATCCTTAGGCTTTGCTTCCATCGAGAATATTTTTTATTTATTAGCAAATGGAATTGAACATGCAATTGGTCGGGCATTACTTCCAGTATCGAGCCATGCACTTTTTGGAGTTATCATGGGTTTCTATATCGGAAAAGCAAGATTTACAGAAGGTAATAAAGTAAAATGGATAATATTTTCCTTATTACTTCCCTTTGTCCTCCATGGGTCATACGATTATATCTTAATTTCTCAAGAAAATTGGTTATATATTATACTTCCATTTATGATTTTTCTTTGGTGGTTTGGCTTAAGAAAAGTAAAAATGGCTAAAATCCTAACTGCAAATCATAAGAAAAATCAATATGCTGCACAAAAGACTCTTCATACATAA
- a CDS encoding asparaginase, translating into MKKVILLTTGGTIASKTNKESGKLASGELTGEELAAMCNLPTDIEVIIESVFQKASIHITFEDLVVLKEKIETYFSDEDVSGVVVTHGTDTLEETAYFLDLTINDHRPVIITGSQRSPEDLGSDVYINLRHAIYSACSEDLKNAGAVVVFNERIFAARYVKKEHASNIQGFSVFGFGYLGIIDNDAVHIFQKPIKREHFRIVSPLPQVEIIKCYMGADGKFIKAAREAGVKGIVLEGVGRGQVAPLMMEEIVRSISEGILIVVTTSAEEGSVYTTYDYKGSAYDLFNNGVILGSDNDSKKARIKLAVALASGLEKVNF; encoded by the coding sequence ATGAAGAAGGTTATATTATTAACTACTGGTGGAACGATTGCGAGCAAGACAAATAAGGAATCAGGCAAATTAGCTTCAGGGGAATTGACAGGTGAAGAGCTGGCAGCAATGTGTAATCTGCCAACGGATATTGAAGTTATCATTGAATCTGTTTTTCAAAAAGCAAGTATCCATATCACCTTTGAAGATTTAGTTGTATTAAAAGAAAAGATTGAAACCTATTTTTCTGATGAAGATGTTTCAGGAGTAGTTGTAACACACGGAACAGATACCCTTGAAGAAACAGCTTATTTTTTGGATTTGACCATTAATGATCATAGACCTGTAATTATAACGGGCTCGCAGCGTTCGCCTGAGGATTTGGGCAGTGACGTATATATAAATCTTAGACATGCTATTTATTCTGCGTGTTCCGAGGATTTAAAAAATGCTGGCGCAGTTGTTGTCTTTAATGAACGAATCTTTGCAGCAAGATATGTAAAAAAAGAACATGCTTCAAATATTCAGGGATTCAGTGTCTTTGGTTTTGGCTATTTAGGAATTATTGATAATGATGCAGTACATATATTTCAAAAGCCAATTAAGCGTGAGCATTTCAGAATAGTGTCCCCTCTACCACAAGTTGAAATTATTAAATGCTATATGGGTGCTGATGGAAAATTTATTAAGGCAGCGAGAGAGGCTGGGGTCAAAGGGATTGTTCTTGAGGGAGTAGGGCGTGGTCAAGTTGCTCCTTTAATGATGGAGGAAATTGTAAGGTCTATTTCGGAAGGAATATTAATAGTTGTTACAACAAGTGCAGAAGAGGGCTCAGTTTACACCACATATGATTATAAAGGCAGTGCATATGACCTTTTTAATAATGGTGTTATTCTCGGCAGTGATAATGACTCTAAAAAGGCTAGAATTAAATTGGCGGTGGCACTTGCCAGTGGACTGGAAAAGGTAAATTTTTAA
- a CDS encoding YpdA family putative bacillithiol disulfide reductase, with the protein MQIEDIIIIGGGPCGLAAAISLKEIKKDPLVIEKGNVVNAIYHYPTHQTFFSTSEKLEIGGVPFITESYKPKRNQALGYYREVVKRKQLRINSFEKVTKVTKQGGRFHVITDKQTYSAKYVVIATGYYDSPNYMNVPGEDLETVSHYFKEAHPYFDKNVCVIGGKNSSIDAALELDKAGARVTVLYRGNQYSPSIKPWILPDFDALVRNGTIIMEFNAHLKEITEDKVIYVKNNEVVSIDNDFVFAMTGYHPDHQFLKKMGIKIDEETGRPLFNPETMETNVDGIYIAGVIAAGNNANEIFIENGRFHGGQIAHSILEKDAKG; encoded by the coding sequence ATGCAAATAGAAGATATTATTATTATCGGAGGCGGTCCCTGTGGCTTAGCTGCTGCAATCTCCCTTAAGGAAATTAAGAAAGACCCTCTTGTTATCGAGAAGGGAAATGTAGTAAATGCAATTTATCATTATCCAACCCATCAAACATTTTTCAGCACGAGTGAAAAGTTAGAAATCGGCGGAGTTCCATTTATAACTGAAAGCTATAAACCGAAAAGAAACCAGGCGCTAGGATATTATAGAGAGGTAGTTAAGAGAAAACAATTACGTATTAACTCTTTTGAAAAGGTAACAAAGGTTACGAAACAAGGGGGGAGGTTTCATGTAATTACCGACAAACAGACGTATAGTGCCAAGTATGTTGTAATTGCAACAGGCTATTATGACTCTCCAAACTATATGAATGTTCCAGGGGAGGACTTAGAAACGGTCTCACACTATTTTAAAGAGGCGCATCCCTATTTTGATAAAAATGTTTGTGTGATTGGCGGAAAAAATTCTAGTATTGATGCTGCACTTGAGCTTGATAAAGCAGGTGCAAGAGTAACTGTTTTATATCGCGGAAATCAGTATTCTCCTAGTATTAAACCGTGGATTCTCCCTGACTTTGATGCTTTAGTTCGAAATGGAACAATAATAATGGAGTTTAATGCCCATCTGAAAGAAATAACAGAAGATAAGGTCATTTATGTAAAGAACAATGAAGTTGTTTCAATAGATAATGACTTTGTTTTTGCAATGACAGGGTACCACCCTGACCATCAGTTCTTAAAAAAAATGGGGATTAAAATTGACGAGGAAACAGGAAGACCATTATTTAATCCCGAGACTATGGAAACAAATGTCGACGGCATTTATATAGCAGGAGTGATTGCTGCCGGAAATAATGCAAATGAAATTTTTATTGAAAATGGCAGATTCCATGGTGGTCAAATTGCTCATTCAATTTTAGAAAAAGATGCAAAAGGGTGA
- a CDS encoding Glu/Leu/Phe/Val dehydrogenase, with protein sequence MAAEKGNEKTFHEEKNDVLKSTQTVIHKALEKLGYPEEVYELLKEPLRMMTVKIPIRMDDGSVKVFTGYRAQHNDAVGPTKGGIRFHPNVTETEVKALSIWMSLKCGIVDLPYGGGKGGIICDPRDMSFRELERLSRGYVRSISQIVGPTKDIPAPDVFTNSQIMAWMMDEYSRIDEFNSPGFITGKPLVLGGSHGRESATAKGVTICINEAAKIRGIQIEGARVVVQGFGNAGSFLSKFLHDAGAKVIGISDAYGALHDPNGLDIDYLLDRRDSFGTVTKLFNNTITNKELLELDCDILVPAAIENQITAENANKIRAGIVVEAANGPTTLEATEILTERGILLVPDVLASAGGVTVSYFEWVQNNQGYYWSEEEVEEKLEKVMVKSFKNIYDTAQTRRVDMRLAAYMVGVRKMAEASRFRGWI encoded by the coding sequence ATGGCAGCTGAAAAAGGTAATGAAAAAACGTTTCATGAGGAAAAAAATGATGTGTTGAAATCAACACAGACTGTAATACATAAAGCTCTTGAAAAGTTAGGTTATCCTGAAGAGGTATATGAGCTCTTAAAAGAGCCATTACGTATGATGACAGTTAAAATTCCAATTAGAATGGATGACGGTTCAGTAAAAGTATTTACTGGCTACCGTGCTCAACATAATGATGCAGTCGGCCCAACTAAAGGAGGAATCCGATTCCACCCTAATGTTACAGAAACAGAGGTCAAGGCGCTTTCAATTTGGATGAGCTTGAAATGCGGGATTGTTGATCTGCCATATGGCGGCGGTAAAGGCGGAATAATCTGTGATCCGCGTGATATGTCGTTTCGAGAGCTAGAAAGATTGAGCCGTGGATATGTGCGTTCAATTAGTCAAATCGTTGGACCAACAAAGGATATTCCTGCACCCGATGTTTTTACTAACTCACAAATAATGGCTTGGATGATGGATGAATATAGCCGTATTGATGAGTTTAACTCACCAGGGTTTATTACTGGCAAGCCACTTGTGCTCGGTGGTTCTCATGGAAGAGAATCTGCGACAGCAAAAGGTGTTACTATCTGTATAAACGAGGCTGCTAAAATAAGAGGGATTCAAATTGAAGGCGCCAGGGTGGTTGTTCAAGGTTTTGGTAATGCGGGAAGTTTCCTATCGAAATTTCTGCATGATGCCGGTGCAAAGGTAATTGGGATTTCAGATGCATACGGTGCATTACATGATCCGAACGGACTTGATATTGATTACCTATTAGACCGTCGAGACAGCTTCGGTACCGTTACAAAATTATTTAATAACACAATTACCAATAAAGAATTACTTGAACTTGACTGTGATATTCTCGTACCAGCTGCAATTGAAAATCAGATTACGGCTGAAAATGCCAATAAAATTAGGGCAGGTATTGTTGTAGAAGCAGCAAACGGTCCAACAACCCTTGAGGCAACAGAGATTTTAACAGAGCGTGGAATTCTTCTAGTGCCAGATGTACTAGCATCTGCTGGCGGTGTAACCGTTTCATATTTTGAATGGGTTCAAAATAACCAAGGATATTATTGGTCTGAAGAAGAAGTAGAAGAAAAACTTGAAAAAGTAATGGTGAAATCATTTAAAAATATTTATGATACTGCTCAGACTCGGCGTGTAGATATGCGATTAGCCGCATACATGGTAGGCGTTAGAAAAATGGCAGAAGCAAGTCGATTCAGAGGATGGATTTAA
- a CDS encoding genetic competence negative regulator, translating to MRLERLTINKIKIFLTSDDLFERGLSKDDIWKDSIKWHQLFHDMLEEASEEFDVDIQGSVAVEVFTLKAQGMIMIITVDEATEDDEVLFDGFLEMQVRVGGCENFLYEFECFEDIIGLSKRLSSVNINGGSLFSMNDRYYLLMNNIETSNIEKAAAFLSEYGVPSILSQHLLVEYGKQIIENNAVDTILLHFK from the coding sequence ATGCGTTTAGAAAGATTAACTATTAATAAAATAAAAATTTTCTTAACCTCTGATGATTTATTTGAAAGGGGACTTTCTAAAGACGATATTTGGAAAGATTCAATAAAATGGCACCAGCTTTTCCATGATATGCTGGAAGAGGCTAGCGAGGAATTTGATGTAGACATTCAAGGTTCTGTTGCTGTTGAAGTATTCACTTTAAAAGCACAAGGAATGATTATGATTATTACGGTAGATGAAGCTACAGAGGATGATGAAGTATTATTTGATGGTTTTTTAGAGATGCAAGTCAGGGTTGGTGGCTGTGAGAACTTCTTATATGAGTTCGAATGCTTTGAAGATATTATTGGTCTTTCAAAACGGTTATCCTCCGTTAATATCAATGGGGGCAGTTTGTTTTCAATGAATGATCGTTATTACTTACTGATGAATAATATCGAAACAAGCAATATTGAAAAAGCAGCTGCTTTTTTATCTGAATATGGAGTTCCTTCTATACTTAGTCAGCATCTGCTAGTTGAATATGGGAAGCAAATTATTGAGAATAACGCGGTAGATACCATTCTTCTGCATTTTAAATAG